The DNA window tgtTACTGCTGTGGGTGAGAAGGAGGGGACTGAAATGGCAAACCACAGACAGgtaatgttccccaactctgtaCCGTCACGGCCCAGAACCCCCTGGAATGCCAGGAGAAGACCTGGCCAGAGGAGACGTATCAACAGACCCAGGGTACGACCCACCCCGCTCCAGGGCACCCCAGGTCCGACTTCTCGCCTGAATACACTAGGTCTGACTGCCACGAGTTCAGCAGTTACAGAACCAGGGGAACTGCCAGCACCTGCTATAACCACTTTTATAACCACTTCTATAACCTCTTCAACCGCTGCTCCGTCCTCTACTAGGATCACTGCTCCATCAAGGGTGTCTGTCTCCCCTCGTgccccccagacacacacagacagaatgacTCACTCAGCAAACACTGCTGCTTGGCTCCctgacagcaacacacacagtgccagacacacacacacagtcacacatagTCACACAGGGGGACAGGGGTGTGCTGAAAGAGAGGGTCAGGTTTTGGCTACCAATAATGAGAAGGACTCGTCTGTCTTTAACCAGCGCAACCCAGATAATGTCAAATCATCTCCTCCTCGTACTAGAACTGTACCAGGTGAAACAACACCTACTGGTACTGATGAAGAACCCTGTGAAATAGAACCCAATGAGGTACATCCACTGGCCACTGATGAAGAACACAGGGAGGTAAGACCACCGGCCCTTGAGGAAGAGCCCAATAAAATGGAACCAGTCTACCCAGACACTGATGATGAATCCAATGAAGTAGAACCAGTCTACCCAGCTCCCGATGAAGAACCCATTGAGGTAGAACCACTCTACCCAGCTCCCGATGAAGAACCCATTGAGGTAGAACCACTCTACCCAGCTCCTGATGAAGAACCCATTGAGGTAGAACCTCTCTACCCAGCTCCTGATGAAGAACCCATTGAGGTAGAACCACTCTACCCAGCTCCCGATGAAGAACCCATTGAGGTAGAACCACTCTACCCAGCTCCTGATGAAGAACCCATTGAGGTAGAACCACTCTACCCAGCTCCTGATGAAGAACCCATTGAGATAGAAGCAGTCTTCCCAGTGACTGAGGAAGCACCAAGTGAGATAGAACTAGTCCATGTAATGCCTGATGAAccaggagagagacagcaaggcTTAAAAATAGACAGCTCCCTTTTATCTACAAAACAACTCCTGCCCCCAACCACATCAGATCCAGTACCTTCCACTGCAGTCATTGTTTCTGTTAGAACTTCCCCCACAACTATTTCTACAACTGCAGCTACAAATCCCATTCCTACAACTACCAGTCCTACAACTACAACAACGAATCCTACAACTACCAGTCCTACAACTACAACAACTATTCCTACAACTACCAGTCCTACAACTATAACAACTATTCCTACAACTACCACTCCTACAACTACAACAACTAATCCTACAACTACGACGACTATAACTACAACTACATCAACTACAGCTCCCCTTCCTACAGCAACACCTATTCAAACAACTCAAACTACAATtcccactactactactaaaccTACTGCAACAGTATGGAGGGACCCTGGGCTAAACGTCATTCCAGGCTCACACAGTCGCTACCACTCCCCATCCTTCCCCACCTACCCACAACGCCCCAGCAGTCGGCACCCCTATGTCTACCACAGGTCCGACCCAGTCAGAACTCCTCTGCAAACCCCGCCCACCATTAAACACGCACCCTCTCTCCCAAACTCTGCCATCCCCAAGCGTCTTCACCCGGGCATTTCAGAGACCCCCACCCCTGCGATTTCCACCCCCGGAGATTCCCCCGGCACCCCCAAAATCCCCACGCCCAGTAAGATCAGGCTCAACCCCGCCTCCACCTCCCcgcacccccctcccccctctgtaGGCCGTAGTGTGAACATGCAGCATCCCCCTCTGACCCCCACTCTGCGTGTCCGGCCTCGTATCGCTCCCCCACACGTGCGCCCCATGTCCGTCCCAGCTGAGAGTGACGCCCTCCTGCCCTGCAAGGCCATTGGACAGCCTCCTCCTGCCATCACCTGGACCAAGGTCTCCACAGGTACGACACACTCTCTAGGTTCCAGACACAAGACACACGCACCGTTGCCAACACAGTAGACTCGACCCTGTCACCCTTACCCGCTACGTGTTTGTTTCTGTCCCAGGGGCTGTGATGTCACTGGACTCCAAGGCAGAGCGTTTCCAGGTTCTACCCAACGGAACCCTGTTCATCAGGAGTGTACAGGTCCAGGACCGTGGGACGTACATCTGCAGTGCGCAGAGCCCAGTGGGCCTGGACCGCGCCATGGTGACCCTGGAAGTCTGGTCCCGCCCGCCAAGTATTCAGCCACCCAGTCACAGAGAGGCCACTGTGCACCAGGGAGGCGAGGTGAGGTTGGAGTGTCGGGCTCAGGGGGTGCCGGTTCCTCTGCTGTCCTGGGTGCTACCGGACCAGTCCGTGCTGACCCCTCATCCTCATCCAAACCGGACTCATGTCCCGAACCCCAGGGTGTCTATATTCCCTAATGGTACCCTGCGTATCGTAGCGGCCGGCCCAGCAGACAGAGGGCTGTACCGCTGCATGGCCTCAAACCCCGCTGGAGCTggcagtctgtcagtcagactCCACGTCTCCTCCCTCCGTCCTGCCATCCAGCAGcccagagaggagagggtgacCCGGCCCGCTGGCATGCCTGTCTATGCCCACTGCTCCGCCCTCGGAGCCCCTGCCCCCTCCATCCGCTGGAGGACCCCGGACGGCACCCTGCTGCTCCCCTCTCAGTTCCTCAACGGCAACCTGTTTGTCCTCCCCAATGCCACCCTGCTGATACGCAAGCTTTCCGTTAAGGACTCTGGGAGCTACGAGTGCCTGGCCACTAATGCGGTGGGCGGGGATAAGAGGACGGTGAGGGTGGAGGTGaatggaggaggtggggggggcgTAGTCGTATCCACAGATAAAATGACCTCCTCTTCCGACAGTGGCAACTCAGATCGTTTCCCCTCTTCAGCCGTGCTTAAGCCTCCTCTCCTGCCCGCCTCCTTCTTCAGTAAGGCTCAGATCCTCTCCACATCTCCTTCCAGCTCTTTGGTCATGTATGGTGACTCTCTGCTCCTTCACTGTTCCACAACTGGCAATCCAGAGCCCAGAGTGGTGTGGAGGGTACCCGGCAAGAAACTAGTGGACGCCCAGTACAGGTGTGTATCTGTCGATATTGATTACCGATACGCTTCGTGTACTCTGTCTGTTGGTTAATGACAATATCTTGTGCTGCTGTATCTAACCCGCTTCTCTCTCTGGGTTGCGTTTCCAGTTTTGACAAAAGGATGAAAGTGCACAGCAATGGAACCCTGGAGATCCAGTCAGTGACGGAGGAAGACGGGGGGGACTATTTATGCGTTGCACGAAACAAGATGGCCGACGACTACCGCCTCCTCCGGGTTACCGTGATCACAAAGCCCGCCAGGATTGAGCTAAAGCAGCCTCTCCGCCAGAGGGGGGTGTCGTACGGCGCCGCTCTGAGGGTGGATTGCCTGGCGAGCGGCCGACCCCGCCCTGCTGTGAGATGGAGCCTGCCGGACGGAACCTCTGTCCGCAGTGTTTCGTTGCagggggatgagggagaggggCGTGGCCGGCGACTGGTGGTTTTTGATAATGGAACCCTGTTCCTCCCCTCAGtggggatgggggaggagggggagtatGTCTGCCACGCTGAGAATCCATGGGGGAAGGACACCATGAGGGTGGCGGTCAAAGTCCTCGCCTCTCCTCCCATCTTCTCGATGGCCAAATATGAGGCAATCAAGGTGCGATATGGGGCAACGGTGTCTCTGAACTGCGGGGCTAAAGGAGAGCCTGCTCCTACGGTCACATGGCTCTCTCCAAATAACCGTGTCCTCCCAGTGGGAAGGTCAGGGCCGGTTGTGGTGAGGCCAGATGGGTCCTTGGTGATCCAAGCGGCTACAGGGGCTGAAGGAGGAAACTACACCTGCAGAGCCCGCAACTCTGTGGGGGAGAGGAGCAGGGTCATCGGGGTGGAGTTGATGGTGAACCAGCCCACCTTCTCTGTCAGGGGGGCGGGACTTAATGGCGCAGACCGACAGACAGCCGTTCTTAGTGGGATCGGTGCAGTGATTTCCAACAGTCAGTCTGCAGGGAGAGATCCGAGGGTCAGCGCTGGTAATGGGGTCAGTGATAATGGGGTCAGTCATGTAGGGGACCAGAGTGTCTCAGCTGTAAGAGGCCAGACCGTTTTTCTGCCCTGTCCATCCCAGGGATTCCCTCCTCCTCGCCTGTACTGGTTGTTACCTGGCAACGGGGTTCTCCCAGCACCATATTATGGAAGCAGACTCACGGTGCACCGTAACGGAACCCTGGAGCTAAGGGGGTTGAGGGCAGGCGATGGCggcatgttggtgtgtgttgctCGCAGCGAGGGGGGTGAGATTCGTATGAAGGTACATCTGGAGGTCTCAGACAAACAGGAAAGAGGCCCGGTCCCCCCTAAAGAAACTCACCCAGTAGGCCTAGTTAGCACAGAGGAATCTCTTCCAAAAAACCCAGTCACAGAGGAGATGCCTGGTCCCAAAAGACTATCCATCACAATCAAATCTCGCCAGGAGACACCCCAATCCAGACACCATGTCACAAGTGAACAACCTCACTCAGGAAGCCCAGTCACCATAGAGAAACCTATTCCAAAGAGCCCAGTCACCATAAAGAAACCTCTACCAGGGAGCCCAGTCACCATAGAGAAACCTCTACCAAGGAGCCCAGTCACCATAGAGAAACCACTACCAGGAAGCCCAGTCACCATAGAGAAACCTATTCCAAAGAGCCCAGTCACCATAAAGAAACCTCTACCAGGGAGCCCAGTCACCATAGAGAAACCTCTACCAAGGAGCCCAGTCACCATAGAGAAACCTCTACCAAGGAGCCCAGTCACCATAGAGAAACCACTACCAAGGAGCCCAGTCACCATAGAGAAACCACTACCAGGAAGCCCAGTCACCATAGAGAAACCTCTTCCAAAGAGCCCAGTCACCATAAAGAAACCTCTACCAGGGAGCCCAGTCACCACAGAGAAACCTCACTCAGGAGGCTCAGTGACAGTAGAGAAACCTCTGTCAGGAATCCCAGCCCGAGGTGACACATCTCAAACTAGTGGCTCAGTgccagagacagggaggggtgtCGTCTTGGAGAAGCCTGTGGTCATCAGCAGATCAGCCTCTCTGGTCAGCATCATCAACGGAGAGAATCTACAGATACCCTGCCCGGCTCAGGGCTCCAGGCAGCTTCAGTCTCTGACCTGGACATTGCCCAGTGGGGTGGTCATGTCTCGGGGCCAGACGGCAGGGACGGGTAGGTACTCAGTCCTGGATGATGGGACCCTGATAATACAGcaggtgtctgtgtttgacAGGGGGACCTACTCCTGTCGATCCACCAGTGAGGACAACTTGTCCATCCTGACAGTTCCAGTGATTGTCATCGCCTATCCCCCACGCATCACCAACGGCCCCCCTCCGCTCACCTACACCCGGCCCGGGGTTGCTGTGCAACTCACCTGCTTTGCCATAGCAACCCCGCGGGCAACCATCACCTGGGAGATGCCTGACCAATCCCAGCTCCGGGTCACAGGCCAGGCCCGTCTCTATGGAAACCGGTACCTGAGCCCCCAGGGATCCCTGGTGATCCAGAACCCGACCAGCAGAGACACAGGGTTCTACCGCTGTACCGCACAGAACGTCATTGGAACCGACACCAAGGCCACGTACCTacatgtgatttaaaagaacGCACATGAATCATCATGCCCAAAGAAACTGCAGTAGTCGAGTGCAGAATATACTGTTCAACTAAAGACTGATGTGTTAAACGATTGTGAAAAGAGAATATAAAGCCACATACATCTTCTAGCCGGTGTTTACAGTTGTTAAATGACCAGCTCTGAGAAGTACCAGGAACGTTTGTAAGAAATAAGTGTCAACATCACAGGCTGTATCAGGGAACAAAAACATCAGCTGTTACTATGTTCATGCAATGCAACTTATTCTGCTAAGTATCACAACCTGTTTATGTTAACTTTTACCAACCAAACTATCTTATTGTGCTTAATCGTTGTGTATTGATGAGCAGAATACATCTTCGTTAGTGGTCACAAAACCCCTTCAGTAACAATTCAGTGGAGAAACAGGAGGCTGCAGTGCTCTGTGCCTGCAGCTCTCAAACTCTGCAGTCTGGATCACTTCTTCAGCCATAGGCTGGTTATACATACATCCTAGATCTGTCAGATTAACTGGACTCAACCTAAACCATTTGCAAGGTCTTTGATGGTATTTGGTACATATTTCTTTTCATAAACAATGGCATATATGTGTCAGATCAAGCATGTGTAATATCCATGCAAATGCTGATACTattcttttttatataaatgCTCCTTTAATGATTTTActatgtttaaattatttttcctgTAAAAGACTATGGTGTAAAGTTGATATTTTGTGATTATTGTCATAAAGAGAGAGGTGTCTGATCTTTTGTTATCCTTCAATAAATTATGCTTTATtgtcacatttttcattttataaataaaaaggaattTAGCCTGCTCACagtttttcaaatgtgtgtttgtttgtcctgGGAAGAGGAGAATCCATTTGGGAGCACCAAGCTTTGTATGCTATGAGTCTCAGCAGAGAAACCAGGAAATGGTTCTTAAGAAGAGATAAGACCTGATTATGGCTTCATTACACCAAAGCTTGACTATTAGACATGTGTAGGCATTTTATACTAATAGTATTATTGTGGTCATACCttaattttaaaacagaaagCACAAGTAATTTTCAAAGCAACTGTGTTCCTTTACCAGGAAATGACTGCTGCATGATAATACGATCAGGTAACAATATTTATGGAAATACGTCATGCTTATCTACAGATGCAGAATCCCAATTGGATTACTCTTTTCCAGAAGAATGCAAAACCTGTGAGTCAGTTAACGTTTAAAAAGACTTGACAATTCAGACTTACTTGATTTACCCTTACGTAAAATGTATAAACCCTTACAGAAATGTCCCTTAATTGTActccaaaataattaatgtcTCCTTTTGCTGCAGGGCTATGTTCTAGCGGTAGAAAACTGGCTCTTTTTAAGATACTACATGTGTACAGATATCTGATGGGAAGGGTCCATAGACATAACTAATAAAGTGGTAACCAAATCAATCTGTGGGGGGTAAAAATGATTCATTTGTCTGGATAATTTCAGTCTGCAGGTTGAATCTGGCAGTCAGTCCACAAGACATGACTCACACAGCATGGGAACCAAAACGATGACTAAAATGATGCAAACACACCAAAGTCTATTCCCATTTAGAACTGTTACCAAAACAGAGGAGGGGAGGGTTGATGGGATGGGGTAGCAAAAGGGAAACACTGAGGGCAGTTTCCTTCCTACTGAttatcacatacatacatacacacgcacacgcacacacacacacgcgtgagACCGAGTCCTGCTCATCATCGTGTCTGATGAAGGCAGATGTTTCTGCACCCTCCCTGACCCTGCTCTCTCCCGACGCTGGGAGGTTTATTGAGTGTGTGAGGGAGATGTCATTTCTAGAATGCATAATTAAATGGGAGCCTGGTTGCATTACTATGCATTAGAACATGATGTTACACGAGCAGAGCCTTTCCGTAGGGAAGGTAATGCTGTCATTCTGATTCGGGGGATGCACGCTGTGTTCTCACTGGCTGGCCGGAAGGAGACAGCCCTGTTAGTAAGCTCTTACAGTCAGTTTAGGAAGGGATGGGTTTGTTGGGTTAATTAGCGGATTGGATGGTTTAGGAGGTTTGTTAGTTTTTGAGAATATAGGGTAGTTATGAGGAGATGAGTGGGTTAGTAAGGGATGAGTTAGTTGCATGGAGATGGGTTCGTTTATGACTAGCTTCGTTCCCAGGCTATTGCGCACAGCAAATATGAGCCTGAAAGACGTTCCATTTGAAGTTGGGCCCTTTGGTTATCATTTGAGTGAATGACAACACTGAGACGCAGAGCTGCAAATGGAGGCAGGGCTTATTCATTCACACTTTCCCAGTGActcagagggagaaagaaaaatgccCTGCTTTCCTGATACGTATTTCGTCATTGACATATCTAATCTAGCAAACTGATGACCTCATCAAGAATAAAGACTACGCCCTTAAAAATGGTAAACGGGCTTCTCAATGTTCGAGGAAGCTATCCCAACCTGCCAACTAGCTAAAGTAAGATTGTTGTGGTCAAGATTTATTAGTTTTAGGGTAGATAagtttgatatttttgtttcatttatcctttatttttacagatttgtttcattaaaacaagAGATTTGTTAGATGGGTTCATAGATGGGTTAGTTGGAATGAGATGGGTTAGATTGGATGGGATCAGTCAGATGAAAGAAAATGAGTAAGACGAGTAAAGTGATGCGTTGGTTTAGGAAGAGATGGTTAGTAGGAAAGGAGATGGGTTAGTTAGGAGGAGTTGGTTAGTAGGAAAGAAGATGGGTTAGTTAGGAGGAGATGGTTAGTAGGAAAGGAGATGGGTTAGTTAGGAGGAGTTGGTTAGTAGGAAAGGAGATGGGTTAGTTAGGAGGAGTTGGTTAGTAGGAAAGGAGATGGGTTAGTTAGGAGGAGATGGTCAGTAGGAAAGAAGATGGGTTAGTTAGGAGGAGTTGGTTAGTAGGAAAGGAGATGGGTTAGTTAGGAGGAGTTGGTTAGTAGGAAAGGAGATGGGTTAGTTAGGAGGAGTTGGTTAGTAGGAAAGGAGATGGGTTAGTTAGGAGGAGTTGGTTAGTAGGAAAGGAGATGGGTTAGTTAGGAGGAGATGGTTAGTAGGAAAGGAGATGGGTTAGTTAGGAGGAGATTTGTCGGTTTTGTGGGAAAAATTGGGATTCATTGAAGAAGTTAAAGGACTCAGCTGAAGGATGGATGTATTGAAGGAGTTCCATTTGTTCACTCAGGGAATTGATTAaaggccaacacacacacacacacacgcacacgcctgcagacacacacaaacacacacacacacacacagggatggTTGAGTATGTGGGTCAGGCTGGGGTGGGGTGTTAATGttggacagactgacagaaaacTGATTCAGGTCTCTGGGACTTCTTACTGTATAATtacttagtgtgtgtgtgtgtatatgtgtggtgtgtgtgtgtgctgtatgtgtggtgtgtatgtatgtggtgTGCAGGTGggtggtgtgcatgtgtgtgtatgtgtgtggtgtgtatgtgtgtggtgtgtatgtgtattcatGTCTCTGCTAGTTATTACTGTATCATTGTTGTCCCCTCTGCTCCTCAGAAACATCTGGAGACAACTGAAGAGAAAGGTCCCCCTTAGAGAGAGGGCAGAGGTCACTAGATACAGCCTGCAGCTATTTACACTGTGATACTGGATTAACTACAGATGCAATATTTTGCACATCTCTGACATTCTGACACTGGATGCAACCTAAAAAATCTACTGatctaaatgtgcaattcatattcattatatttatgACTACAGATTTGTTCAAAGATTTGGTGAGTAACCCACAAATTCTAGAACAAGAGATCATTATCTATGCTAGAATTTTCCTGTGAACAGCTGCTTTCAAAGTCACCTCTAACCTCTCAGAGTGTAACCCATAGTTACCTCTCGACTCACAGAGACAGTAGCCTCTCCACTCTAACAGAAAATAACCTATAGTTACCTTGCCACTCTCAGAAAGATTAGATTTAGGCCTTGGGCCGAGCCATGGTTATATTCCCTGTGGAATCTGCTCACAGGTCATGTTTATGTCCCACTTAAATTCAATACATCTACCGTTTCTGAAGCAGATTCCATGAGGGAACATCCAACGTCAAGAATATTAGGACAGAggacaagagagagacagggtctTCACTCTATAACCTGCCTGGAGAGTACAGaagtgaagagagaggagattGAAGGAGTGGTGAGGGGCGGAGACGAAACTAGAAAAGAGGAGAGTTAGAGTTACATTCCAATTGTCCCATTATCACTTCCAAACAGGTGTGCTTCAACCCTAaatcacagacagagagagaacctgGGTCCCCGATCGGAGCAGTGATTTAAGTTACACGCCTTGCAGAACAGCTGCATTGCTGCAGCGAGGAGTTCGAATCCCGGTGACCGCACAccagaatacaacataaatgacatatcaaatgtttaaactgagaaaatgtatcactttaagggaaaaataagttgatttaaaatttcatggcatcaacacatctcaaaaaagttgggacaaggccatgtttaccactgtgtggcatcccctcttctttttataacagactgcaaaagtctggggactgaggagttgctcaagtttatgaataggaatgttgtcccattgtcCCATTCTTCAGgattctagttgctcaact is part of the Esox lucius isolate fEsoLuc1 chromosome 16, fEsoLuc1.pri, whole genome shotgun sequence genome and encodes:
- the mxra5b gene encoding matrix-remodeling-associated protein 5, translated to MVPSVCGVPLAVVVLLILVSPGAACPRSCSCYQPTELHCTFRSLLTIPQTIPQHTVHINLGFNSISRIPERSLAGLKRLELLMLHGNDIHEIPDGVFRDLSSLQVLKMSYNKLREISAENFSGLSSLLRLHLDHNRLQFLHPRALLQLPNLRLIRLQGNRLHQLHPQAFCTLSLLQTFCYSTLRHLDVSNNSLTALPRDTLRGAPLLESLSLQTNPWTCDCSMAWLQAWRMSHPGVLKCIGTQCPVCSSPNHLKERGLLQQENLSCTLPAIATNPRALSQEDGEIQQIEAFREALGHISLEMSDQQGNSVDLKCNITHSSQTPDITPPHLASSSTPISLPLSVSLDCEVDTSRYERLWRLLAYYSETPVRLQREIMLRKTPRLAYRYRQTAEREGYYHTGVQASLQAKPAWLLQTHISLQLNRVQSSAHKVKLILSTLVSAPPDPPFPHPWVIIQTGNTRTAFTAAEGSQVHLPCPVLSSTGDLNSGDPRLQWVLPDGSTVSSPFRSSDGRVQVSAQGLVLQRVDHSDAGLYYCVARLGGDVDVLRVRLAVVESSKPPPGEELGPAVTGLVGVPVSLPCEVSGSPRVEVYWVLPSGGVVGCRNKGRRRGEAGVTVLANGTLSLPLPGLDDAGIYRCVAVNQLGATSLSTTLTLTSRLSDTSPRSKYPMRPQPAVRVSNGVSAHLRGEEAEGWGSGDDKGEGENILPSRAVVPKRGPKRQFPQTRQPPVRSHTVKVEGGASLRKGNRPLSRGSPVEQRRNRLEGRRKFNLAKHKIDPQKWADLLIKIREKTAPKISDSLYVSPATTVLTTTSAPSYTHPESEQPNRIQPDTMQPDSTLPKTTPQLTVGRKPSQRPVLESNADAVEGSSIDNPSLQEEGLNTVQTSLFPDLLTKDKVDTETPKSSGQTNNIPQTPQSNTNTGTEIGSFPRTTKPSSSINDIITEQRRQSVTAVGEKEGTEMANHRQVMFPNSVPSRPRTPWNARRRPGQRRRINRPRVRPTPLQGTPGPTSRLNTLGLTATSSAVTEPGELPAPAITTFITTSITSSTAAPSSTRITAPSRVSVSPRAPQTHTDRMTHSANTAAWLPDSNTHSARHTHTVTHSHTGGQGCAEREGQVLATNNEKDSSVFNQRNPDNVKSSPPRTRTVPGETTPTGTDEEPCEIEPNEVHPLATDEEHREVRPPALEEEPNKMEPVYPDTDDESNEVEPVYPAPDEEPIEVEPLYPAPDEEPIEVEPLYPAPDEEPIEVEPLYPAPDEEPIEVEPLYPAPDEEPIEVEPLYPAPDEEPIEVEPLYPAPDEEPIEIEAVFPVTEEAPSEIELVHVMPDEPGERQQGLKIDSSLLSTKQLLPPTTSDPVPSTAVIVSVRTSPTTISTTAATNPIPTTTSPTTTTTNPTTTSPTTTTTIPTTTSPTTITTIPTTTTPTTTTTNPTTTTTITTTTSTTAPLPTATPIQTTQTTIPTTTTKPTATVWRDPGLNVIPGSHSRYHSPSFPTYPQRPSSRHPYVYHRSDPVRTPLQTPPTIKHAPSLPNSAIPKRLHPGISETPTPAISTPGDSPGTPKIPTPSKIRLNPASTSPHPPPPSVGRSVNMQHPPLTPTLRVRPRIAPPHVRPMSVPAESDALLPCKAIGQPPPAITWTKVSTGAVMSLDSKAERFQVLPNGTLFIRSVQVQDRGTYICSAQSPVGLDRAMVTLEVWSRPPSIQPPSHREATVHQGGEVRLECRAQGVPVPLLSWVLPDQSVLTPHPHPNRTHVPNPRVSIFPNGTLRIVAAGPADRGLYRCMASNPAGAGSLSVRLHVSSLRPAIQQPREERVTRPAGMPVYAHCSALGAPAPSIRWRTPDGTLLLPSQFLNGNLFVLPNATLLIRKLSVKDSGSYECLATNAVGGDKRTVRVEVNGGGGGGVVVSTDKMTSSSDSGNSDRFPSSAVLKPPLLPASFFSKAQILSTSPSSSLVMYGDSLLLHCSTTGNPEPRVVWRVPGKKLVDAQYSFDKRMKVHSNGTLEIQSVTEEDGGDYLCVARNKMADDYRLLRVTVITKPARIELKQPLRQRGVSYGAALRVDCLASGRPRPAVRWSLPDGTSVRSVSLQGDEGEGRGRRLVVFDNGTLFLPSVGMGEEGEYVCHAENPWGKDTMRVAVKVLASPPIFSMAKYEAIKVRYGATVSLNCGAKGEPAPTVTWLSPNNRVLPVGRSGPVVVRPDGSLVIQAATGAEGGNYTCRARNSVGERSRVIGVELMVNQPTFSVRGAGLNGADRQTAVLSGIGAVISNSQSAGRDPRVSAGNGVSDNGVSHVGDQSVSAVRGQTVFLPCPSQGFPPPRLYWLLPGNGVLPAPYYGSRLTVHRNGTLELRGLRAGDGGMLVCVARSEGGEIRMKVHLEVSDKQERGPVPPKETHPVGLVSTEESLPKNPVTEEMPGPKRLSITIKSRQETPQSRHHVTSEQPHSGSPVTIEKPIPKSPVTIKKPLPGSPVTIEKPLPRSPVTIEKPLPGSPVTIEKPIPKSPVTIKKPLPGSPVTIEKPLPRSPVTIEKPLPRSPVTIEKPLPRSPVTIEKPLPGSPVTIEKPLPKSPVTIKKPLPGSPVTTEKPHSGGSVTVEKPLSGIPARGDTSQTSGSVPETGRGVVLEKPVVISRSASLVSIINGENLQIPCPAQGSRQLQSLTWTLPSGVVMSRGQTAGTGRYSVLDDGTLIIQQVSVFDRGTYSCRSTSEDNLSILTVPVIVIAYPPRITNGPPPLTYTRPGVAVQLTCFAIATPRATITWEMPDQSQLRVTGQARLYGNRYLSPQGSLVIQNPTSRDTGFYRCTAQNVIGTDTKATYLHVI